One window of the Lathamus discolor isolate bLatDis1 chromosome W, bLatDis1.hap1, whole genome shotgun sequence genome contains the following:
- the LOC136004289 gene encoding low-density lipoprotein receptor-related protein 3-like has translation MEKAASAELRQGALVSLTAICLASCSGKLKQHTERRGVIYSPSWPLNYPPAVDCIWFIQGDHGDMITISCLKGLETSSTADAQQLEINLLQME, from the exons ATGGAGAAGGCAGCATCCGCGGAGCTTCGGCAGGGTGCACTGGTGTCGCTCACTGCCATCTGCCTGG CTTCTTGCAGTGGAAAACTGAAACAGCACACAGAGAGACGGGGAGTCATCTATAGTCCTTCTTGGCCATTGAACTATCCTCCAGCTGTAGACTGCATCTGGTTCATTCAAGGAGATCATGGAGACATGATAACAATTAG CTGCTTAAAAGGACTGGAAACCTCTTCAACTGCAGATGCTCAGCAATTAGAAATAAATCTGCTACAGATGGAATAA
- the LOC136004420 gene encoding LOW QUALITY PROTEIN: uncharacterized protein LOC136004420 (The sequence of the model RefSeq protein was modified relative to this genomic sequence to represent the inferred CDS: substituted 1 base at 1 genomic stop codon), with product MGDILIATQTEEACVAWMVSLLNFWGLQEYRISKKKAQVVKQRVIYLGYEVSAGQRTLGQDRKEAMCRTPKPRTMKELRTFLGMTGWCRLWIYNYVLHVKPLYALITDGSRDLQWTKEAMQAFHQLKNALMSAPALGLPDVSKPFFLFSHERQGITLGIPAQDLGPYRXAVAYFSKQLDSEAKGWPGCLRAVVAVVLNIQEAHKFTLGHKMTVLVSHTVSAVLEVKGGHWLSPQRFLKYQAIMVEQDDVEIVVTNTVNPASFLSGNEGEPVHHDCLETIEATYSSRPDLKDTPLDNAETWFTDRSSYIVGGKRHAGYAVTTCREVIESGPLPVNTSAQKAELIALTRALELAKGKSINIYTDSRYVYGVVHAHGAIWKERGLLNLQGKNIKHAQEILRLLEVVQLPEKVAVMHIKAHQKLSSELEERNELADREAKEAARGEVIIEGPLISDGDISLEGKPNYNKEDKKLITDQDGAFNEEVWAHTPQGKIIVPSSLLWSLVRNEH from the coding sequence ATGGGCGACATCTTAATcgctacccagacagaagaaGCCTGTGTGGCTTGGATGGTAAGCCTTTTAAATTTTTGGGGACTCCAGGAATACAGGATATCTAAGAAAAAAGCTCAGGTAGTGAAACAAAGAGTAATTTACCTGGGTTACGAAGTCAGCGCTGGACAGCGAACTCTGGGACAAGATCGTAAAGAGGCAATGTGTCGGACCCCTAAGCCCCGGACGATGAAAGAACTGCGAACCTTCCTGGGaatgacaggatggtgtagaCTGTGGATCTATAACTATGTGCTGCATGTAAAGCCTCTATATGCACTCATTACTGATGGAAGTAGAGACCTTCAGTGGACAAAGGAGGCTATGCAAGCCTTCCACCAACTAAAGAATGCTCTCATGTCAGCTCCAGCCTTAGGACTTCCGGACgtgagtaaaccattctttctgtTCTCCCACGAGAGACAGGGGATTACCTTGGGGATACCAGCACAGGACTTAGGTCCATATCGGTGAGcagttgcttatttttctaagcaattgGACTCTGAGGCCAAAGGATGGCCTGGGTGCCTTAGAGCCGTTGTGGCAGTCGTGCTAAATATCCAAGAAGCACACAAATTTACCCTGGGCCACAAAATGACAGTGCTAGTAtcccatacagtgtctgcagtacTGGAAGTAAAAGGTGGGCATTGGCTTTCCCCTCAGAGGTTcctgaaatatcaagccatcatggtggaACAAGATGATGTAGAGATAGTGGTAACTAACACTGTCAACCCAGCTTCTTTCCTCAGTGGAAATGAAGGAGAACCTGTACATCATGATTGCCTAGAAACCATTGAGGCTACATATTCCAGCCGTCCAGACCTGAAAGATACCCCTTTGGACAAtgcagaaacctggtttactgacAGAAGCAGCTACATCGTAGGTGGAAAACGGCATGCTGGATATGCAGTCACCACCTGCAGAGAAGTAATAGAATCTGGACCTTTACCAGTAAACACTTCTGCACAAAAGGCGGAACTGATAGCACTAACTAGAGCTCTGGAactagcaaaaggaaaaagtataaacatctatacagactcaagatatgtGTAtggagttgtgcatgcacatggagccatttggaaagaaagaggactGTTGAACTTGCAAGGAAAAAACAtcaaacatgcacaagaaatattgAGACTGTTGGAAGTGGTTCAACTGCCTGAGAAAGTAGCAGTCATGCACATTAAGGCACACCAAAAGCTGAGCTCAGAGctggaagaaaggaatgagttggcggacagagaggcaaaagaagcggCAAGGGGTGAGGTAATTATTGAAGGGCCCCTAATTTCTGATGGGGACATCTCCTTGGAAGGTAAGCCAAATTATAATaaggaagataaaaaattaattacagatCAAGATGGAGCATTCAATGAGGAGGTGTGGGCTCACACACCACAAGGGAAAataattgttccctcatctCTGTTATGGTCCCTAGTGAGGAATGAACATtaa